The Achromobacter deleyi region CAATTGCTGGAAGCCGGTGGCGCCCAGCAGCTTGCAGAAACCCACCACGCTGCCGTCGCTGGACTGGGTGCGTTCGGCTACCTCGCTGACCGACATGTGAACCACTTCCGCCGGATGGCGCATGACGAATTCGCCGATGCGCTGCGAGGCCGCGCCCATCGACGGCAGCAGGCTCTGGATACGCGCCAGCATGGCCTGCGGCGAGCCCCGCTGCGGTTCGGCGGCGGCGGACGGCGTCTGGGGTGGGCGTTTGGATGTGGCCATGGCGGGTCGATGGGGCGGGAAACGGATACGACGGCAACGATACCCTACCCGTTGCCATCGCGGCGGTGGAACATGCTACCAGCCGCCGATGACGGGATTCCCTGCCGCGAGCGCCGCCGCCGCGGGATCCCTGCGCCGTTCTCGGGCTTTGTTGTACAAATACCGGACAGATTCGACCGGAACGATTCCATGGGAAGCGCGAACCATCGCATGAGCCAGGCCTCGCAATTGATGCGCAGCGGCAGCTTGAACGGTTATGTCGAACTCGTTGAGTCCCTCGGCAGGGATCCCTATGCGTTCATGCGGGCCGTGGGACTGCAGGCGGCGTTTCTGGAAGATCCGGAAATGCTGATTCCGAGGGACGCGGCGCGCGAACTGCTAGAGATCACCGCCCGCGCGACCCACACGGAGGATCTGGCGTTGCGTCTTGCGGCGCGGCGCAAGCTTTCCGCCCTTGGACCCATCAGCCTCGTGCTGAGGGAGGAGCCCACGCCCAAGGCAGCCCTCGACACGCTGTGCCGCTACCTGGCGCTGGTGAACGCGTCGCTGATCATTCACGTCGAGGACGCCGACAACGTGGTCGTCATCCGGGAAGATCTGCTGCCCACTCCCGGCCTGGAGATGCGGCAGTCGGTGGAGCTCGCGGTGGGCACCATGTTCCGTATCCTGAGCGAACTGATCGGACCGGATTGGCAGCCGCTGGATGTCTGCTTCACGCATCGCCCGCCCAAGGATGTTTCCGCGCACCGGACGTTCTTCAGGCGGCGCGTCCGGTTCAACCAGGAATTCAACGGCCTGGTCTGCACGGCGAGCGACTTGTCCAAGCCGCGCGAGAACGGTGATCAGGTGGCCGCTGGTTTCACCAGAAAGCACCTGGAGGCGGCGCTGATGAGCCGCAGGGAAAGCGTGCAGGAAACCTGTCGCCAGATCATGCTGGCGCTGCTGCCGAATGGCACCTGTACGGCGGGGGAGGTTGCGCGGTTCATGCACGTCGATCGCCGCACGCTGCACCGCCGGCTCGATGCCGAGGGCCTCACCTTCAGCCGCCTGCTCGATCAGCTGCGCTCCGATCTGGTCAAGCATCACCTGCGCGAGAGCGACCGGCCGCTCAGCGAGGTGGCGGAACTGCTGGGCTTTTCCAGGCCCAGCAGCTTCAGCCACTGGTTTCACGGCCTGTTCGGCTGCAGCGCGTCGCAATGGAGCAAGCAGGCGGCCGATAGGGCGGCCCTGAGAGAACACGGGGCTCCGTGACGCTGGGGGGGCGGAGCGACGCCGCCGCGCTGGAAGGGGGGGCTCAGGCAAGTTCCCGCGCCCGTTTCGCGATCGAGCTCAACAGTCTGAGCGCCGTGTGCGCGGCCTGTACGCCTCCGTCCATGTCTCCCCGGACGAAGAGCGGGCGCAGCTCTTCAATTTCTTCAAGTTGCGCGATGAGTTCCGGCTCGGCAAGCTTGTACTTGCGAAGCACGCTGACCATGCACATGGAGGCATGCACCATGTCCTCCGAGATCTCGCTTACGCCGGTTCTATGCAGCACGAAGTTGGCCCAGTGCGTGCCCGCAAGCATGGCCGCCTCGATGCGGATTTCCCAATCCGAGTCAGTGAGCCTGGCAAGCGATCGTTCGATCCGTTCCGCCTTGTTGCGATGGTTTTCCGGGCTCATGGGCGCATCCCTTTACAGACCAGCGCCTGGTAGACGGATACTGCCTGCGATAGCGCGTGGTTGCAGTCGTCGACAATCGCCTGGGTTGGCGCGCGGTCTCCGCGCAGGCAAGGGTCCCTGTGTTCTTCCAGCGCATGCAACGCCGCCTCCAGGCGCTGGATGGGCTCGGGCATGTCGCCGGGTATGGCGGGCCAGCCGACGTGGCTCACATCGCCGGGGCCGCGCAGTTCCCTGCGGCAGCTTCCGTCGCTCTGAGGCACCACGTGCACGCCAGGAATCGTGGAAAAGGCGCGGTCTTCGCTGGTGAGGCCTGTTGCATGCAGCGAGGCGTTCCAGATATTGGTCCCCGCCGTCAGGCTGGTCCAATACCAGAGTTCGAAATCCTCAAGAGGATCCAGCCGGCCGCGCAGCTGCAGCAGGCGGCTTATCTTGTCGGCATGAGAGGAAATCTTCATGATCCTTCCTGGAGTCAGGTTCGGGATGATTGCGCGCCAGGGAGCGAGGGCGTCCCGGGCTTTACTCGGCCTTGATGTTTCCATCCACCACGATCTTGCGCCAGGCCGCCAGGTCGTTCGTTATCGTCTCGACGAAAGCCTGGCGGCTTACCGCGGCTGCGGGCGGCACATTCGCCTGGCGCAGCGCTTCCTTGAACTCGGGCTGCACCATCTCATGATTGATGGCCGCATGCAGGCGTTCCAGTATCTCCGGGGGCGTGTTCCTGGGGGCAAAAACGCCTTGCCAGCCTGCCGCGGTAAATGGATAGCCCTGTTCGGAAAGCACCTTGACCTCGGGCAGTTTCGGACTGCGCACGGTGCCTGTCAATGCAATGGGCCGTAGCTTTCCTTGTGCGATAAAGCCCAACGGCGACACGACGTCGAGCCAGCCTATGGGAATCACGCCGGAGACAATATCCGTCAGCAAGGCGGGAGTGGTCTTGTATGGAACGTGATTGATGCTCAGGCCGGCGCGCTGCTTGATCCACTCCATTGTCAGGTGGCCATTCGAGCCTATCCCCCAGCTTCCATAGGATTGGTATTTGTCGGGATCGCTGCGCAGCAGGGCAACCAGCTCGGGAAGCGTGTTCGCCGGTACGGACGCATTCACCGCCAGCAGTACGCCGCCCATCGACGATAGCGCCACGGGCTCCAGGTCTCGCAAGGTCTGAACCGGAAGGGCGGGATTCAGCGCCTCGGCCATCACCATCGACGATGCCGTGCTGTGCAATATGGTGTAGCCGTCGGGCGCGGCATTCTTGACCGCGGTCGAGCCGATAAGCCCATTCGCGCCAGGGCGGTTTTCTATGACGAAAGGCTGGCCCAGCGTATGTTGCAGCCTGCCATAGAGCTGGCGCGCCAGCGTGTCCAATATCCCGCCGGCTCCGCCCGGCACGATTACCTTTATGGGGCGCGACGGCCAGTCCTTGCTGCCCTGGGCGCCAACCAAACGGCTCGTCAGCGCGGCTGCCGCTCCCAGCACGAGCGCTCTGCGGGTCAGTGATGTCGTCATCTCCACATTCCTTGGTCAAGGTTCACAGCGTCAACAGCGCACAGGTACTCGTCTGGCCAGACTCGTCTCAAGAAACGTCGAGCGGCCGGTCGAAATGGCGGGGGGGCGGAACTGCCGGCCCCCCCCCGGAGGCTTCAGGTCGGCTTGCGCAGGAATCCCTGGTTGCCGCCGTTGCGATTGGGCGCAAAGCCATTGGCCTGTAGCGTCTCTTCCGCTGTTTCGTAAAAGACGCCGATCTTCATGATGTCCCGCGCCTGCTGCGCCGTCGCGATGGGGCGGCCGAATTCGCCGGCGATACGCACCAGTTGCCTGATCTGCTCGACGGAACTCATTTTTCCCGTGCGGGTCTGGTTCCAGAGCACGTCCTCGATGCCGCAGCGCACATGCAGGCCCAGGGCTATCCCTATCATGTTCACGGGCAGCACATTCAGCACCGAGCTTTCCACGGTGATGACCGCCCCGTCTGGCGCGGCGCGCAGGAAGTTGGCCAGGTTATAGATGTTGGCTTGATCCATGCCGCCGCTGATGGCGACCCAGTTCATCACCAGCGGCCCCTTGTAGACGCCGCGGCGGATCATCCGCTCTATCGTCTCGAAGCTATTGATGTTGTAGCACTGGAACTCGCTCTGGATGCCGGCGGCGGTCAGGCGCCGGATGTGCTCCTCGACCCAGCTTGGATTCGCGGGCACGATCATGTCCTTGTAGGTCGAGTAGAGCTGCGGGAATCCGCGAGAAACCCCCCTGAAGTCATCCAGGCCGGCATGCTCGGTCACGTTCATCTGCGTGGTGTTGACGGTCACGGTGACCTGGTCGGGCGTGGGCTGGAGCTCGGCCAGCATATGGCGGGTGTCGTCGCTCAGCCATTTGGCGGCCTGGCCCTCGGATTCCGGCGCGAAGCTGATGGAGCCGCCTACTTGGATGACCATTTCCGGCACGCGTTCGCGCACCCCGGCGATCAGCTCGTTGAACATGGAAAGGCGCTTGCTGCCCCGGCCGTCGGGCTCGCGCACATGCAGGTGCAGCACGGTGGCGCCGGCTTCGTAGCAATCCACCGCCTTCTGTATCTGGTCCTCCATGGTGACCGGGATATCCTCCGGGAAGTCCGAGGGGATCCAGCCCGGCGCATAGGGAGCAGCCGTGATGATCAGAGGCTGCTGGTTCTCGGGATACAGGTGGCCGTCAAGAAAGTTCATGGTTGTAAGTCTCCAGGTGGTTGCGTGAATGCGCGCTATCGCTCAGTTGGACCGGATGTCAAATTTCCTGACAATGGCGGCGTTGCGTTGGAACAGCGACTTGTTTTCGGTCAGCAGCGCTTGTGTATCGACGCTCACATCCGGCTCCAGGCCCACGTCGATCAGTTTTTGCCGTACCGCTGGCGCGCTCGCGGCTTCCTTGATCACGGCCTGGAGCCTGGCCATGACGTCGGCCGGCAGCTTGCTGGAACCGTAGAAACAGACCTGTCCCTGGAACTGGATCTCCGGATACCCGAGCTCGGTCATGGTCGGCACGTCAGGGAGATAACGGGACCTGTTTTTTCCGGCAACGGCATAGGCGCGCAGCATGCCGCTCTTGATCAAGGGCAGGGAGGTCACCATGCCGTCAAACATGATGTCGACCTGGCCGCCGATCACGTCCTGCAGCGCGGCCGGGGATCCGAGATAGCCGACGTGCTGCATGCCCAGGTCGGTCTGATTGCTGAAGATCAGCCCCGAGTATTGCGACACCGTTCCGGTCCCGTAGCTGGCGAAGGAAGACTTGTCCTTGCGCGTCTTCAGATGCGCAACGAGGCCCTGGAAATCCTTGGACGGGTAGTTTGCGGCGGTCACGAGCGCATAGCTCGTCAAGGCCACTCTTGCGATGCTCACTACATCCTTGAGCGGGTCGTACGGCACTTTCATGATCTGAGGCGCCTCCACCAGCATGTTGTTCGGCCCCAGGGCGATCGTGTTGCCGTCGGGATCGGCCTTGAGCAGGGCATTGAGTCCGATCGATCCGGTTGCCCCGGGTCGGTTTTCAATGATTACCGGCCGGCCGGTGTCCGCCGATATCTGCTGCCCGACCACGCGAGCGGCGATGTCGATGGTTCCCCCAGGCGGGCCGGGAACGATCACCCTCAGGGGCTTGTCGCCTGCCGCCCAGACGCTGAGCGCAAGCGACCATCCGATCAGCGCCATGGCGGCGCGTGAGCATTGCCTTAGCTTCATGTTTGTCTCCCACTTTTCTTATGCAGTACAGATGTGCCGACGCCTCAGTATCTGACGGCGTGGGCCTTTGTACTTGCCTTTTGGGGACACTAACTTGCTATTTTGGGACGCGGCGTTTTCAGCGCGCAACGATCTCCGCTGCAAGATCGGAAAGCAATTTCGCGCCCAGGTGCTCCAGCAAAGTCTGCTCGGCTTCGTGCAGGGAATTCGCGACGAATTGGTTGGCGACGCGTTCGACCGGGCAGGCAGGATTGTCGTCGGCGGGGCCGATGGCGAAGACGGCTCCGTGGGAGATTGCTTCAAATACATCGCGCACGGTGATGGTGTCCAAGTCTTTGGCCAGCGCCCAACCGCCGTTGCGCCCGCCAGTGGACGTGACCATGCCGGCCGCGCGCAGCGCCGCCATGGTTCGGCGCACCACGACCTCGTTGGTATGCAGCATCTGGGCCAGGGTGGCGGAAGTGGTCATGCCACCGCGCAAGAACATGTGGATCAGCACGTGCAGCAAGCGGGCAAGGCGAGTGTCATACGTCATGGAAGTGCTATACCGTAACTCTGATTGTTACGGTATTATAGTCCGTCCGATACTTGCTGTGAGCCATCACCATGATTGAGCCCGAAACCCGCGATCTGAAAGTCAACGGCATCACGCTGCATGTCACCGCGCTGGGCAAGGGGCCCCTGGTCGTGCTGTGCCATGGTTTCCCCGAGACCTCTCATGCCTGGCGGCACCAGCTCCCGGCCCTTGCCCAGGCCGGGTTCCGTGCCGTGGCGCCAGACCTGCGAGGTTACGGCGCCAGCGAAAGTCCCGCTGATGTCGGGGCCTTCACGACGTTGGACGCGATCGGCGACCTGGTGGCGCTGGTCGAGAGCGAGGGGGCTGATGACGCGGTGATCGTGGGCGGGGACTGGGGAGCCAGCATTGCATGGCAGGCAGCGCAGTTGCGGCCGGACCGCTTTCGCGCCGTCGCGGCTCTGGGAGTGCCAATGATGCGCAGAGCGCCGTGCATCCCAAGCCGCTTGTTTCCGAAAACCGACTCCGCAGCCTTCTACACGCACTATTTCAATGAGCCGGGGGTCGCCGAACGGGAATTCGAACGCGACGTCGGCGCGACGCTGCGCGCCATCTACTTCGCCGCATCGGGTGAGGCCGGGCCGCGCAATGACGCGGGCACGCCAAATCCCTTTGGCATGGTGGCCAACGGGCGCGGCCTGCTCGACTCGCTTCCGGTCCCCGAGGCGTTGCCGTCCTGGCTCACCCCTGCGGACCTGGATAATTTCGTCCGGAGCTTTAAGACCAGCGGGTTTCGCGGCGGGCTCAACTATTACAGGAACCTGGACCGCAATTGGGAGCTACAGGCCGCCTTGGACGGCAAGCCGGTGGATGTCCCCGCCCTTTACCTCGTGGGAGAGCGGGACACCGGCCTGGCCATCCCCGGTATGGATCAAATCATCAAGGCCATGCCGGACATCGTTCCGCAATTGCGCGCCGTCGAGGTGATTGCGGGCGCGGGGCATTGGTTGCAGCAGGAGGCTCCGCGCGAGGTCAACAAGGCACTTGTCGATTTCCTGCGGAGCCTTTGAGGACTGCCAGGCGCGGGGCAGGCGCGATCGCGTGAGGGGGCTGGGGCGTAGCGCAAGCGAGCAATGCAATCCTGCTCAGGACGAGGTGCTTTGCAGCTTCGTATCGAAGCCGGCAAAGCCTTGGACGAACCTGGCACGTTCGCACAGTCTATGGCGCGGGCTTGAGCACCATCAGGAAGTACACCGCCACCATGGCCAGGAACGCCGGATAGCCCAGGCGTTCCCACCACCGCGCAAAGCGCCAGTAGCGCGCCGGCAGCGCGGCTACGCCCGTGGCGTGGGCAGTGGCCGCCATCCTGGCCATCTCGTATTGCAGCCATACCACCGGCAGCCAGCACACGCCCGCCAGCAGATACAACGCGATCGACAGGCTGACCCACGGCGTGGTCCATTGCCAGCCGGCGGCATGCGCCAGCCACAGCCCCGAGAGGGGCTGGAACACGACGGCGGGCGTGGTGAACCACAGGTCGGCCCGGACCACCAGTTTCGAGACGGCGGCAATCGCTGGAATGGAGCCGGTCCGGTTGGCGAAAAACAGGTAGAACGCCGTGCCGAAGCCGGTGCCCACCAGCAGTACCGACGAGAGTATGTGCAGGGTCTTGACCGTCAGGTACAGGTTCATGGCTTGGGTTCCTCGGTAAGCAGAATGAATAGAAGCGCGACGACCGCGACGTTTTTCAGGATCGGGCCGAATGGATGCAGCAGGAATTCGGGCATGGCCAGGGCGATCACGGCCGTATATCCCAGCACTAGCCCGAGCTGCGCGACCCACAGGCGCCGGCCGGGCCACCGGAGCGTGGCGATGCCCAAGACGAAATCCAGCCCGGCGGCGAGGTACAGGGCCGCCAAGGCGGTGGCGCCTTGCAGGCCTACGGGTTCCAGCAGCGCCAGGCTGCCGGCCACCGGATAGAGCAAGGCGCTGCATACGGCCGTCCACAGCCAGATCAGCGCCAGCGCGCCGCGCACCAGGCCGGGTCGCCAGGCCGCCAGCGCCTGGTGGCGCAGCGTCAGTGCGTCGGCGGGTTCGATGAAGGATTCGATGCCGGCGGGCGGGCGCCCCAGCACCTGGGTGGTGATCGCGGCATCGGCCGTATTGCCTGCGCGCAGCATCCGCCAGGTGTCGCGTGTCAACAAAGACCCCGGCAACCGATCCAGCAACGTCGCGCCGACCGACACCAGGCCTGCCGGGACCGGCGCGCGCCACGCCGGCGCGAACCCCAACGACTCCCGGTAGACCGCCAGCATCTGGCGAAACTCGACCTCCGTGCCGCCGACCAGGTCCAGCACGGCCGGGCCATCGGAGTCGCCGCGCAGCAGCCGGGCGACGATTTCGGCCAGCTCGTCGACCCGCATCGGACGCAGCAACTGGCGCCCGCCACCCGGCAGCAGGTGTACCGGCAACGTCGCCATGGCGCGGAAGAACCGGGCCGACGCCCCGTGCGCGCCATAGAGCAATGCTGGCCGCAGGATGTGGTGGGCAACCGGCAGCGACCGCAGATGATCATCGGCCGCGCGCTTGCTCTGGAAGTAGGGTGTATCGCCATGCTCGGCGCCCAGCGCCGACAGTTGCACGATGCCCCGGACACCGGCGCGGTGGGCGGCGTCGAAGAGTGCGATTGGCGCGCGCCGGTGGACCTGGTCGAAGGTGGCGCCGGCCGCTTCGACCAGGATGCCGACGGCGTTGATCACCACATGGATGCCGCGCAGCCGGTCCGTCCAGGCGGCGGGGTCGGTGTCCGCCATGTAGTCAATGGCGACCTCATCCGGCCTGGCAGCCACCCGCACGCCTTTCAGGATCCGATGGCCATCGCGCGCCAAGGTCTCGCACAGGGCCTGGCCGACAAAACCGTGGGCGCCGCAGACCAGGATGTTCATGCCGTTGCCTCGCAGGGTAAGCAGTCATGGTTGACTGGGGATTCTTTTATTTCTGCAATTTCTGTATAGACAGAAATAAAAGATCAAAAAAAGGGCGCGGCTTTCCGCCCGCCCCAGGGGATCACTGCTTGCCGCGCCGCATGGTCTTGCTGATCTTCGCGCCCATGCCCAGCGTCTTCATCAGCGTCTCGGGCTTCATGCGCAGCATCTCATCGGACCAGGTGGTCAGGATCTCCAGGAACTCCAGCGTTTCGCGCACGCGCTGTTCGGTGGCGCGGCTTTCGTTTTCGATTTCCGGGCTGGCCAGGCTGTCGCGCAGCATGGTCAGCGTGGGGTCGATCTCGCGTTGGCGGCGGCCTTCGACGATCAGCTTGAACAGCTCCCAGATATCGGTCGAGGTTTCGAAGTGGTCGCGCCGGTCTTCCATTACATGCACCACCCGGGCCAGCCGCCAGGCCTGCAATTCCTTGAGGCTGTTGCTGACGTTCGAGCGCGCAACGCCCAGGGTGTCGGCGATTTCTTCGGCAGGGACCGGGCGACCCAGCAGGTAGAGCAGGGCGTGGATCTGGGCGACCGTGCGGTTCACGCCCCAGCGCGAGCCCATTTCGCCCCAGTGCAGGATGAATCGTTCGGCGATCGGAGTGAGTTTCATGGGGCCACTGTAGGAGGTTTCTGTTATTTCTGTCAAGACAGAAATAACAGAAACATTGTGGAGCTGCCGCGACTCCGGTCTGTCCGCGCAGCCCCCGCCCACGTGAGCGCGGAACACCAGCAGTTGCTGTCCAGGCTCCAGCCCATGCAGGTCACGCCGCTGGGCAAGCAAGGCATGGAAGACCCTATCTGGGGCGTGCCGGTGTCGTTGCGCAAAGGCAAGTAAGGGATCGCTGGCAACGGGCGGTGCGGCCGGGGAAATCCTGGTCCGCGCCGCTTCATTGCGCCAGTTCGGGCCGCGCGATCTCGATGACCCATTCGACGAAGGTCTTGACCGCCGCCGTGGCGCGGGCCTGCGGATAGACGATGGAGATCGGCACCGGGGCGCAGCGGAAGTCCGCGAGCACTTCGAGCAGGCGTCCGCTGCGCAGGTAGACGGACGCGGCCAGTTCGGACAGCTGGATAAGGCCCAGCCCCTCCAGGCCGCAGTGCAGATAGGCCTCGGTTTCGTTGACGGCGTAGCGGCCGGGCAGGGCCACCGCCACGGATTCGCCATCGACACTGAACCGCCAGTCCAGTGGCCGGCCGGTGGCGTTGGACAGATAGTTGACCACCCGGTGCGCCTCCAGGGCGGCCACGGAATCCGGCTCGCCGAACCGGGCCAGGTATTTGGGCGACGCGCAGGTCAGCCAGGTCAGCTGGCCGAGCTTGCGCGCCACCAGCGTCGAGTCCGCCAGCGTGCCGCTGCGGATCGCGCAGTCTATGCCCTCGTAAATCAGGTCCGCCGGCCGGTCGCTCAGGCCCAGCACCACTTCGATGTCCGGATAGCGGGCCTCGAATTCGAGCAGCCGCGGCACCACGATAGCCCGTCCGATGGTGCCCGGCATGTCCACGCGGACTCGCCCTCGCGGCACCTGGATCGTCGCGGAAACGTCGCTTTCCGCGTCGGCGATATCGGCCAGGATGGCCTGGCATGCCGCCAGGTAGCGCGCGCCCGCGTCGGTCAGACTGAGGCTGCGGGTGCTGCGGCGAAGCAGCGGCGTGCCCAGGTGGGCTTCCAGGTTCTTGATCGTCGTGGTGACCGACGAGCGCGGCATCGCCAGGGATTGCGCCGCCTTGCTGAAGCTGCGCGCCTGCACGACCCGTACGAAGGTGGCCATCGCCTGAAGTTTGTCCATGAGCCGTGCCTGCCGATATTGCGTGCGCCGGATGCGGCGGGAGGTCTCGATGTTAGCAATGCGGGCGATCCGGCGCATCCGCTGCCTGCGCGTTGTGTATTCAAGCGCGGCGAACAATGGGCGGGTTGCGCGCTCCTACACTGAAAGCCACTTCCGGGCCGCGGGCTTGCGCAGCGCCGTCGCGTCGCGCAGTGGCCCATGTTTCAAACATCCATTTCCTAGCGGGGTTCTTTATGATCAACGACAACGCCATTCTGGTCCTGGGCGCGGGCCAACTCGGCATGGCCGTGCTGCGCCATCTGGCGTCGCACGCAGAACGCGACGCCGGCGTTTCCCTCTCGGTCCTGTTGCGTCCGTCCACCGTCGCCTCCGCCGACCCGGCGAAGCGGCAAGACCTGGCCGATCTGCGTGCCTTGGGCATTGAAATCGTGGAGGGTGACCTGGTCGCGCAGTCCGGCGCCGAACTCGCCGCCACGTTCGGCCGCTATGGCACGGTGATCTCGTGCACGGGATTCGTCGGCGGTCCGGGCGTGCAGCGCAAGATCGCGCGCGCCGCCCTGGATGGCGGCGTCAAGCGCTTTGTTCCCTGGCAATTCGGTGTGGACTACGACGTCATCGGCCGGGGCAGTCCGCAGGACCTGTTCGACGAACAACTGGATGTGCGCGATATGCTGCGCGCGCAGCAGGGTACCGAATGGGTCATAGTCTCGACCGGGATGTTCACCAGCTTCCTGTTCGAACCGGCCTTTGGCGTGGTGGACCTGGCGGCCAATACCGTGAACGCGCTGGGCAGTTGGGATACGGCTGTCACCATCACGACGGCCGAGGATATCGGCGCGCTGACGGCAGAGATCCTGTTTGCGGAGCCGCGCATCGCAAACCTTGCGGTGCATGTCGCCGGCGATACCGTCACCTACCGAGAGCTGGCCGATACCCTGGACCGCACGCGTGGCGTCACGGTCCATCGCCATGAATGGACGGTGCCGGAACTGAAGCGCCAGCTGGACGCCGATCCGGAAAACGCGTTGCGCAAGTACCGCGCGGTA contains the following coding sequences:
- a CDS encoding aromatic alcohol reductase, with translation MINDNAILVLGAGQLGMAVLRHLASHAERDAGVSLSVLLRPSTVASADPAKRQDLADLRALGIEIVEGDLVAQSGAELAATFGRYGTVISCTGFVGGPGVQRKIARAALDGGVKRFVPWQFGVDYDVIGRGSPQDLFDEQLDVRDMLRAQQGTEWVIVSTGMFTSFLFEPAFGVVDLAANTVNALGSWDTAVTITTAEDIGALTAEILFAEPRIANLAVHVAGDTVTYRELADTLDRTRGVTVHRHEWTVPELKRQLDADPENALRKYRAVFAEGRGVAWDMTETFNARHGIAVCGLEQWLREHPALR
- a CDS encoding Bug family tripartite tricarboxylate transporter substrate binding protein: MTTSLTRRALVLGAAAALTSRLVGAQGSKDWPSRPIKVIVPGGAGGILDTLARQLYGRLQHTLGQPFVIENRPGANGLIGSTAVKNAAPDGYTILHSTASSMVMAEALNPALPVQTLRDLEPVALSSMGGVLLAVNASVPANTLPELVALLRSDPDKYQSYGSWGIGSNGHLTMEWIKQRAGLSINHVPYKTTPALLTDIVSGVIPIGWLDVVSPLGFIAQGKLRPIALTGTVRSPKLPEVKVLSEQGYPFTAAGWQGVFAPRNTPPEILERLHAAINHEMVQPEFKEALRQANVPPAAAVSRQAFVETITNDLAAWRKIVVDGNIKAE
- a CDS encoding DUF2269 family protein, yielding MNLYLTVKTLHILSSVLLVGTGFGTAFYLFFANRTGSIPAIAAVSKLVVRADLWFTTPAVVFQPLSGLWLAHAAGWQWTTPWVSLSIALYLLAGVCWLPVVWLQYEMARMAATAHATGVAALPARYWRFARWWERLGYPAFLAMVAVYFLMVLKPAP
- a CDS encoding SDR family oxidoreductase produces the protein MNILVCGAHGFVGQALCETLARDGHRILKGVRVAARPDEVAIDYMADTDPAAWTDRLRGIHVVINAVGILVEAAGATFDQVHRRAPIALFDAAHRAGVRGIVQLSALGAEHGDTPYFQSKRAADDHLRSLPVAHHILRPALLYGAHGASARFFRAMATLPVHLLPGGGRQLLRPMRVDELAEIVARLLRGDSDGPAVLDLVGGTEVEFRQMLAVYRESLGFAPAWRAPVPAGLVSVGATLLDRLPGSLLTRDTWRMLRAGNTADAAITTQVLGRPPAGIESFIEPADALTLRHQALAAWRPGLVRGALALIWLWTAVCSALLYPVAGSLALLEPVGLQGATALAALYLAAGLDFVLGIATLRWPGRRLWVAQLGLVLGYTAVIALAMPEFLLHPFGPILKNVAVVALLFILLTEEPKP
- a CDS encoding GbsR/MarR family transcriptional regulator; translation: MKLTPIAERFILHWGEMGSRWGVNRTVAQIHALLYLLGRPVPAEEIADTLGVARSNVSNSLKELQAWRLARVVHVMEDRRDHFETSTDIWELFKLIVEGRRQREIDPTLTMLRDSLASPEIENESRATEQRVRETLEFLEILTTWSDEMLRMKPETLMKTLGMGAKISKTMRRGKQ
- a CDS encoding tripartite tricarboxylate transporter substrate binding protein, with protein sequence MKLRQCSRAAMALIGWSLALSVWAAGDKPLRVIVPGPPGGTIDIAARVVGQQISADTGRPVIIENRPGATGSIGLNALLKADPDGNTIALGPNNMLVEAPQIMKVPYDPLKDVVSIARVALTSYALVTAANYPSKDFQGLVAHLKTRKDKSSFASYGTGTVSQYSGLIFSNQTDLGMQHVGYLGSPAALQDVIGGQVDIMFDGMVTSLPLIKSGMLRAYAVAGKNRSRYLPDVPTMTELGYPEIQFQGQVCFYGSSKLPADVMARLQAVIKEAASAPAVRQKLIDVGLEPDVSVDTQALLTENKSLFQRNAAIVRKFDIRSN
- a CDS encoding alpha/beta fold hydrolase — protein: MIEPETRDLKVNGITLHVTALGKGPLVVLCHGFPETSHAWRHQLPALAQAGFRAVAPDLRGYGASESPADVGAFTTLDAIGDLVALVESEGADDAVIVGGDWGASIAWQAAQLRPDRFRAVAALGVPMMRRAPCIPSRLFPKTDSAAFYTHYFNEPGVAEREFERDVGATLRAIYFAASGEAGPRNDAGTPNPFGMVANGRGLLDSLPVPEALPSWLTPADLDNFVRSFKTSGFRGGLNYYRNLDRNWELQAALDGKPVDVPALYLVGERDTGLAIPGMDQIIKAMPDIVPQLRAVEVIAGAGHWLQQEAPREVNKALVDFLRSL
- a CDS encoding LysR family transcriptional regulator, whose protein sequence is MDKLQAMATFVRVVQARSFSKAAQSLAMPRSSVTTTIKNLEAHLGTPLLRRSTRSLSLTDAGARYLAACQAILADIADAESDVSATIQVPRGRVRVDMPGTIGRAIVVPRLLEFEARYPDIEVVLGLSDRPADLIYEGIDCAIRSGTLADSTLVARKLGQLTWLTCASPKYLARFGEPDSVAALEAHRVVNYLSNATGRPLDWRFSVDGESVAVALPGRYAVNETEAYLHCGLEGLGLIQLSELAASVYLRSGRLLEVLADFRCAPVPISIVYPQARATAAVKTFVEWVIEIARPELAQ
- a CDS encoding 3-keto-5-aminohexanoate cleavage protein: MNFLDGHLYPENQQPLIITAAPYAPGWIPSDFPEDIPVTMEDQIQKAVDCYEAGATVLHLHVREPDGRGSKRLSMFNELIAGVRERVPEMVIQVGGSISFAPESEGQAAKWLSDDTRHMLAELQPTPDQVTVTVNTTQMNVTEHAGLDDFRGVSRGFPQLYSTYKDMIVPANPSWVEEHIRRLTAAGIQSEFQCYNINSFETIERMIRRGVYKGPLVMNWVAISGGMDQANIYNLANFLRAAPDGAVITVESSVLNVLPVNMIGIALGLHVRCGIEDVLWNQTRTGKMSSVEQIRQLVRIAGEFGRPIATAQQARDIMKIGVFYETAEETLQANGFAPNRNGGNQGFLRKPT
- a CDS encoding RrF2 family transcriptional regulator — its product is MTYDTRLARLLHVLIHMFLRGGMTTSATLAQMLHTNEVVVRRTMAALRAAGMVTSTGGRNGGWALAKDLDTITVRDVFEAISHGAVFAIGPADDNPACPVERVANQFVANSLHEAEQTLLEHLGAKLLSDLAAEIVAR
- a CDS encoding AraC family transcriptional regulator, with the translated sequence MLPAADDGIPCRERRRRGIPAPFSGFVVQIPDRFDRNDSMGSANHRMSQASQLMRSGSLNGYVELVESLGRDPYAFMRAVGLQAAFLEDPEMLIPRDAARELLEITARATHTEDLALRLAARRKLSALGPISLVLREEPTPKAALDTLCRYLALVNASLIIHVEDADNVVVIREDLLPTPGLEMRQSVELAVGTMFRILSELIGPDWQPLDVCFTHRPPKDVSAHRTFFRRRVRFNQEFNGLVCTASDLSKPRENGDQVAAGFTRKHLEAALMSRRESVQETCRQIMLALLPNGTCTAGEVARFMHVDRRTLHRRLDAEGLTFSRLLDQLRSDLVKHHLRESDRPLSEVAELLGFSRPSSFSHWFHGLFGCSASQWSKQAADRAALREHGAP